A window from Chryseobacterium vaccae encodes these proteins:
- a CDS encoding histidine kinase: MENSQENNNNSKFMKWFKRVGWAGFAFFTIKGLIWLVIFYFGADTLQSCIK; this comes from the coding sequence ATGGAAAATTCTCAGGAAAATAATAACAACTCGAAGTTCATGAAGTGGTTCAAGCGTGTGGGATGGGCAGGATTTGCTTTTTTTACCATTAAAGGTTTGATCTGGCTCGTGATCTTCTATTTTGGAGCCGATACGCTTCAAAGTTGTATAAAATAA
- the amaB gene encoding L-piperidine-6-carboxylate dehydrogenase, with the protein MSKKVKDFGIEKTLKNLGIKEENKGTSTGGKYFASGKTIESFSPVDGRLIAKVKTSGQSDYDKVIETAQKAFQEFRMIPAPKRGEIVRQLGQKLREYKDDLGKLVSYEMGKSLQEGLGEVQEMIDICDFAVGVSRQLHGYTMHSERPGHRMYEQYHPLGVVGIITAFNFPVAVWAWNTALAWICGNVTIWKPSEKTPMCAIACQNIMAEVLKENNLPEGISSVLVADHEIGQRLVDDKRVSLVSFTGSTRVGRMVSSKVAERFGKSILELGGNNAIIISKDADIDMSIIGAVFGAVGTAGQRCTTTRRLIIHESVYDEVKNRLVKAYGQLKIGNPLDEKNHVGPLIDVDAVNQYEEAIKKCKKEGGKFIVEGGVLSGKEYESGCYVKPCIAEVKNSYEIVQHETFAPILYLIKYKTLEEAIAIQNDVPQGLSSAIMTQNLREAELFLSQAGSDCGIANVNIGTSGAEIGGAFGGEKETGGGRESGSDVWKYYMRRQTNTINYTAQLPLAQGIKFDL; encoded by the coding sequence ATGTCTAAAAAAGTAAAGGATTTCGGAATCGAAAAAACACTCAAAAATCTTGGGATCAAAGAAGAGAATAAAGGAACTTCAACAGGAGGGAAATATTTTGCTTCAGGAAAAACAATAGAAAGCTTTTCCCCCGTAGATGGCAGACTGATTGCCAAAGTAAAGACTTCCGGACAAAGTGATTATGACAAAGTAATTGAGACGGCTCAGAAGGCGTTTCAGGAATTCAGAATGATCCCGGCTCCTAAGAGAGGGGAAATCGTAAGGCAGCTAGGCCAGAAATTAAGAGAATATAAAGACGATCTTGGGAAACTTGTTTCTTATGAAATGGGTAAGTCCCTGCAGGAAGGTCTTGGTGAAGTTCAGGAAATGATTGATATCTGTGATTTTGCAGTAGGAGTATCCAGACAGCTTCACGGGTACACCATGCACTCGGAAAGACCGGGGCACAGAATGTACGAACAATACCATCCGCTGGGTGTAGTGGGAATTATTACCGCGTTCAACTTCCCGGTAGCCGTTTGGGCATGGAACACTGCGTTAGCATGGATTTGCGGAAACGTTACCATCTGGAAGCCATCAGAAAAAACACCAATGTGTGCTATTGCATGCCAGAACATTATGGCAGAAGTATTGAAGGAGAACAATCTTCCTGAAGGAATTTCAAGCGTATTGGTGGCAGATCACGAAATAGGACAGAGATTAGTGGATGACAAGAGAGTTTCATTGGTATCTTTCACCGGTTCTACAAGAGTAGGAAGAATGGTTTCTTCTAAAGTAGCAGAAAGATTCGGAAAATCAATCCTTGAACTAGGAGGAAATAACGCAATCATCATTTCCAAAGATGCGGATATTGATATGTCTATCATCGGAGCCGTTTTCGGAGCAGTAGGAACTGCAGGACAGAGATGTACTACAACCAGAAGACTGATCATCCACGAAAGTGTATATGATGAAGTAAAGAACAGACTGGTAAAAGCATACGGACAGTTAAAGATCGGAAATCCTCTGGATGAAAAGAACCACGTAGGACCACTTATTGACGTTGATGCTGTTAATCAGTACGAGGAAGCAATCAAAAAATGTAAAAAAGAAGGTGGTAAATTCATCGTTGAAGGGGGTGTGCTGAGCGGAAAAGAATACGAATCAGGATGCTACGTTAAACCATGTATCGCAGAAGTGAAAAACTCTTACGAGATCGTTCAGCACGAAACATTTGCACCGATTTTATATTTAATCAAATACAAGACATTAGAAGAAGCTATTGCTATTCAGAATGATGTTCCACAAGGATTATCTTCTGCTATCATGACTCAGAATTTAAGAGAAGCAGAATTATTCCTTTCCCAGGCAGGTTCAGACTGTGGTATTGCCAACGTAAACATCGGAACATCCGGTGCGGAAATTGGTGGTGCTTTCGGTGGTGAAAAAGAAACAGGAGGCGGAAGAGAATCCGGTTCTGATGTCTGGAAATACTACATGAGAAGACAAACTAATACTATAAATTATACAGCTCAACTTCCTTTAGCACAAGGGATTAAGTTTGATTTGTAA
- the lat gene encoding L-lysine 6-transaminase → MEQTLDIKANKVKETVGKHVLADGFDFVMDIERSHGSWLYDKLTDREYLDMFSMFASASIGYNHPYLVERSEWLGRMAVNKPTLADVYSEEYAQFLDVFERVVIPEELQYAFFIEGGTLGVENAMKACFDWKTRKNFDKGIQTEAGICIHFKQAFHGRSGYTLSLTNTSDPRKYQYFPMFEWPRILNPKLSFPITEENLEETIKNENLALLQIEEAILMNPDKVACIIIEPIQAEGGDNHFRDEFLMGLRNLCDQNEILLIFDEVQTGIAITGKMWAFQHFTAKPDIISFGKKAQVCGVLANKEKFDQVPNNVFRESSRINSTFGGNFIDMLRFQLVMEVIEKENLVENARVVGDYLLERLKELAQKYPEKISNARGRGLMCAIDLPSGEQRNHMMNELFKDGLIILPCGDQSLRFRPHLNVTKEEIQLALDKIENNINKI, encoded by the coding sequence ATGGAACAAACATTAGATATAAAAGCAAATAAAGTAAAAGAAACAGTAGGAAAACACGTTTTAGCAGATGGTTTTGATTTCGTGATGGACATCGAAAGATCTCATGGATCATGGCTATATGACAAATTAACCGACAGAGAATATCTGGATATGTTCTCTATGTTTGCATCTGCTTCCATTGGCTATAATCACCCATACCTTGTTGAAAGATCAGAATGGTTAGGCAGAATGGCTGTAAACAAACCAACTTTAGCTGACGTTTATTCCGAAGAATACGCCCAATTCCTGGATGTTTTTGAAAGAGTAGTAATTCCTGAAGAATTGCAGTACGCATTCTTTATCGAAGGCGGAACTTTAGGCGTTGAAAATGCAATGAAAGCTTGCTTCGACTGGAAAACACGTAAAAACTTTGACAAAGGAATTCAAACCGAAGCCGGAATCTGTATCCACTTCAAACAGGCATTCCACGGAAGAAGCGGGTATACTTTAAGCTTAACCAATACTTCAGATCCTAGAAAATATCAATATTTCCCAATGTTTGAATGGCCAAGGATCTTAAACCCAAAACTTTCCTTCCCAATTACAGAAGAAAATCTGGAGGAAACCATCAAGAATGAAAACTTAGCTCTTCTTCAGATTGAGGAAGCCATTTTGATGAACCCTGATAAAGTTGCCTGCATCATTATTGAGCCTATTCAGGCTGAAGGCGGCGATAACCATTTCAGAGACGAGTTCCTGATGGGATTAAGAAACTTATGTGACCAGAACGAGATCCTTCTGATCTTTGATGAAGTGCAGACGGGTATTGCAATTACAGGGAAAATGTGGGCATTCCAGCATTTCACTGCTAAGCCGGATATTATTTCTTTCGGTAAAAAAGCGCAGGTTTGCGGGGTTTTAGCCAACAAAGAAAAATTTGATCAAGTACCAAACAACGTTTTCAGAGAAAGTTCAAGAATTAACTCCACTTTCGGAGGGAACTTTATTGATATGCTTCGTTTCCAATTGGTGATGGAAGTAATCGAAAAAGAAAACCTGGTTGAAAATGCCAGAGTAGTTGGTGATTATCTATTAGAAAGATTAAAAGAATTAGCTCAGAAATATCCTGAAAAAATTTCAAATGCAAGAGGAAGAGGGTTGATGTGTGCCATTGATCTACCTTCAGGAGAGCAAAGAAACCATATGATGAATGAATTGTTCAAAGACGGTTTAATCATTCTTCCATGTGGAGATCAGTCGCTTCGTTTCAGACCTCATCTTAATGTTACCAAGGAAGAAATTCAGCTGGCTTTAGATAAAATTGAAAATAATATTAATAAAATTTAA
- a CDS encoding DUF2007 domain-containing protein: protein MERSTRVSVFESDKPSEIQLIKSKLDDAQITNTVENNYLTFTTTPTATSLKIMVDLKDEKNAFNIIDAYLQQVENQ, encoded by the coding sequence ATGGAAAGAAGTACGAGAGTATCGGTTTTTGAAAGTGATAAACCTTCAGAAATCCAGTTAATTAAGTCTAAATTGGATGATGCACAAATTACAAATACCGTCGAAAATAATTATCTGACCTTTACGACAACGCCTACCGCAACGTCGCTAAAAATTATGGTGGATTTAAAAGACGAGAAGAACGCATTCAATATTATTGATGCTTATCTTCAACAAGTTGAAAATCAATAA
- a CDS encoding GNAT family N-acetyltransferase encodes MSSETQLRKAEIEDRNVIWEIIQQSIERRKQDGSTQWQNGYPNLGTVESDIAKGFGYVMTVDGDIAVYAALILNDEPAYSQIEGAWLSNGEFVVVHRVAVDEKFAGQGMVKKLFDHIEDFTRSHGIQSVKVDTNYDNIAMLKILESKGYSYCGEVLLADGMRKAYEKIII; translated from the coding sequence ATGAGTTCAGAGACACAACTAAGAAAAGCAGAAATTGAAGACAGAAACGTCATTTGGGAAATCATCCAACAGTCTATCGAAAGAAGGAAACAGGACGGAAGCACACAGTGGCAGAATGGATATCCTAATCTTGGAACCGTAGAAAGTGATATTGCAAAAGGATTCGGTTATGTGATGACAGTGGATGGCGATATTGCGGTATATGCAGCCTTAATTCTAAATGATGAACCGGCTTATAGCCAGATTGAAGGAGCATGGTTGAGTAACGGAGAATTTGTGGTTGTACACAGGGTAGCTGTAGATGAAAAATTTGCAGGCCAGGGTATGGTAAAAAAACTCTTTGATCATATTGAAGATTTTACCCGATCTCATGGAATTCAGAGTGTAAAAGTAGATACCAACTACGATAATATTGCTATGCTGAAAATTCTGGAAAGTAAGGGATATTCTTACTGTGGAGAAGTTCTTTTAGCAGACGGAATGAGGAAGGCTTATGAGAAGATTATAATTTAG
- a CDS encoding transcriptional regulator — protein MHQSIEIDEKIFQDAVKFYGTIFNLPPLASKIYSYLLFDYEKVGITFDEFVEVLSASKSSVSTSISLLLNAQLIVDHNKMDERKRYFFINDDYKRIRFEKIVQKMEDELKLLDDLNNFKKNQDDGYNERIEVYKALLNKNIKNIQESLNKL, from the coding sequence ATGCATCAAAGTATAGAAATTGATGAAAAAATTTTTCAGGATGCCGTAAAATTTTATGGCACCATCTTCAACTTACCTCCTTTAGCCTCAAAAATTTATTCCTACCTTCTTTTCGATTATGAGAAAGTAGGAATTACTTTTGACGAGTTCGTTGAAGTGCTTTCCGCAAGCAAAAGTTCTGTTTCCACCAGTATTTCATTATTGTTGAATGCACAGCTCATTGTGGATCACAATAAAATGGATGAAAGGAAACGGTATTTTTTCATCAATGATGATTATAAGCGAATACGATTTGAAAAAATAGTTCAGAAAATGGAAGACGAATTAAAACTACTAGATGATTTAAACAATTTTAAAAAAAATCAGGACGATGGATACAATGAAAGAATAGAAGTTTACAAAGCACTTTTAAATAAAAACATAAAAAATATTCAGGAATCTCTTAATAAACTATAA
- a CDS encoding efflux RND transporter periplasmic adaptor subunit, with translation MNNKLVILSIAALSLTACKKEAPKQGGAKPYPVVSVETKNIVGYQTFPATVQGRVNNDVRAKIQGYITQVLVDEGQYVTQGQPLFRLETNILNENAAASKAGIGAAESSIAAAQASVNAAQVEVNKLKPLVQKNIISNVQLQTAQANLAQAQAQLQQANAAKRQAVANYKGVEANIEYSIIRAPISGVIGKLPLKVGSLVGPTDQTALTTISDTSQVFAYFSMNEKEYFDFLEKAPGASMPEKIKNLPMVELQLANGSLYPEKGRIEAITGQIDPGTGTIQFRVAFTNAQKLLSNGNSGTIRFPKHYDNVLVVPESATYEQQGIVYVYKVEKDTAKNVVVNVIDRIDNMALIKSGVNKGETVIAAGIGGLKPGTPVIRKPVKMDSLVQSIKPKF, from the coding sequence ATGAATAATAAGCTAGTTATACTTTCTATTGCAGCGCTCTCACTGACAGCCTGCAAAAAAGAAGCTCCGAAGCAGGGGGGCGCCAAGCCTTATCCTGTGGTTTCAGTGGAGACAAAAAATATAGTGGGTTATCAGACATTCCCGGCTACCGTTCAGGGTAGAGTGAACAATGATGTCCGCGCAAAAATACAGGGATATATTACTCAGGTACTGGTAGATGAAGGGCAGTATGTTACACAGGGACAGCCTTTGTTTCGTCTGGAAACCAATATTCTGAATGAAAATGCCGCTGCTTCCAAAGCAGGAATCGGTGCTGCCGAATCTAGTATTGCTGCTGCCCAGGCTTCAGTGAATGCGGCTCAGGTAGAAGTGAATAAACTTAAGCCGCTGGTTCAGAAAAACATCATCAGTAATGTACAGTTACAGACTGCACAGGCTAATTTAGCTCAGGCTCAGGCTCAGCTTCAGCAGGCGAATGCAGCAAAAAGACAGGCTGTTGCCAACTATAAAGGTGTAGAAGCGAACATTGAATATTCTATCATCCGTGCCCCTATTTCAGGAGTAATCGGAAAACTTCCGTTAAAAGTAGGAAGTTTGGTAGGACCTACTGATCAAACCGCTCTGACAACTATTTCTGATACGTCTCAGGTATTTGCTTACTTCTCCATGAATGAAAAAGAGTACTTCGACTTCCTGGAAAAGGCACCGGGAGCCTCTATGCCTGAAAAGATCAAAAATCTTCCGATGGTAGAACTGCAGCTTGCTAATGGAAGCCTTTATCCTGAAAAAGGAAGAATTGAAGCCATTACAGGCCAGATTGATCCAGGGACAGGAACTATCCAGTTCAGAGTAGCTTTCACCAATGCACAAAAACTTCTTAGCAACGGAAACAGCGGAACCATCAGATTCCCAAAGCATTATGACAATGTTCTGGTTGTGCCGGAAAGTGCAACTTACGAACAGCAGGGAATTGTTTACGTCTATAAAGTAGAAAAAGATACCGCTAAAAATGTCGTAGTAAATGTGATCGACAGAATCGACAATATGGCTCTTATCAAATCAGGAGTTAATAAAGGAGAAACCGTAATTGCTGCCGGTATCGGAGGTTTAAAACCAGGTACACCAGTGATTCGTAAGCCTGTAAAAATGGATAGTCTTGTTCAATCAATAAAACCGAAATTCTAA
- a CDS encoding efflux RND transporter permease subunit encodes MIKNFINRPVLSTVISILIVILGVLGLVSLPVTQYPDIAPPTVSVTASYTGANAETVMKSVVVPLEEQINGVEGMDYITSSAGNDGSANIQVFFKQGIDPDIAAVNVQNRVARATPLLPSEVTRSGVVTQKQQTSALMYMSFYSENKDLDDVYLQNFLNINVIPNLKRVNGVGDANVFGGKNYSMRIWLDPAKMAAYNVTPTDVTNAINEQSREAAAGSIGQNSGSSFEYIIKYVGKFNDKEQYDNIIIKALNDGQNLMLKDVAKVELAGQSYSGVGENGNYPSISMGIFQTPGSNAQEIIKNIKTYLKSAESTFPQGIKYTFNFDTNEFLEASIEKVVHTLIEAFILVFIVVYIFLQDFRSTLIPAIAVPVSIVGAFFFLNLFGYSLNLLTLFALVLAIGIVVDDAIVVVEAVHAKMEHGISDAKKATVEAMDEITGAIISITLVMAAVFIPVTFITGPTGVFYQQFGVTLIVAIIISAVNALTLSPVLCSLFLKPHAEHHEEYQKMNFLKKFFYKFNIAFKTATERYGRGFVFLLRHKWVTLVIFAVTGGILFWASNTMKKGFVPTEDRGIIFTDVQLPPGASMERTYNALKTLQANAMKVPGVQNVTISTGRGFLSGNGSNNGLAFVKLKPFEERKKDGQTSEDITKKLFGITGSVPDAKVVFFQPPSVPGFGSSAGFEMVLLDKSGGEYADLDNKTNEFIGKLMERPEIEFAQTSFNTKYPQYQMEINVPLTKQLGVSVSDILATMQGYIGGVYTADFTKYGKQFRVMVQALPENRKNIENLNELYVRTGSGVMSPISQFVTLKKAYGPQSVSRYNLFTSVKITGANSAGFSSGDAIAAVQQVAGETLNQNYGVEFTGLSREELASGSQTLLIFGLSLIFVYFILSAQYESYILPLIVVISLPLGVMGAYFGQKIMGLENNIYFQIALIMLVGLLAKNAILIVEFAVQRRHHGETIVMSAINAAKARLRPILMTSFAFIFGLLPLVLASGIGAVGNRSIATGAAIGLLIGTILGLFVIPVLYVIFETLQEKIKPIKREDINLAE; translated from the coding sequence ATGATAAAAAACTTTATTAACAGACCGGTTTTATCCACCGTAATCTCAATTCTGATTGTGATTCTCGGTGTATTAGGACTTGTCTCGTTACCGGTTACACAGTATCCGGATATTGCACCGCCTACGGTAAGTGTTACGGCCAGCTATACGGGGGCCAACGCAGAAACGGTAATGAAAAGTGTGGTTGTTCCTTTGGAGGAACAGATCAACGGGGTAGAAGGAATGGATTATATTACTTCTTCTGCAGGAAATGACGGTTCTGCCAACATTCAGGTCTTCTTTAAACAGGGAATTGATCCGGACATTGCAGCAGTAAACGTACAGAACCGTGTAGCCAGAGCAACACCTTTGCTGCCTTCCGAGGTAACCCGTTCAGGGGTTGTAACCCAGAAACAGCAGACCAGTGCCCTGATGTATATGTCTTTCTATTCTGAAAATAAGGACCTGGATGATGTGTATCTTCAAAACTTTTTGAATATCAACGTTATTCCAAACCTAAAGAGGGTTAACGGTGTAGGGGATGCCAACGTTTTCGGAGGTAAAAATTACTCAATGAGAATCTGGCTCGATCCTGCAAAGATGGCGGCATACAACGTAACTCCTACAGACGTTACCAATGCAATTAATGAGCAGAGTAGAGAAGCGGCTGCGGGTTCTATAGGGCAAAACAGTGGTAGCTCGTTTGAATATATCATCAAATATGTCGGGAAGTTCAACGATAAAGAACAGTACGATAATATCATCATTAAAGCATTGAATGACGGACAGAATTTAATGCTGAAAGATGTTGCTAAAGTAGAGCTTGCAGGTCAGTCTTACAGTGGAGTCGGGGAAAACGGAAACTATCCTTCCATCAGTATGGGGATCTTCCAGACTCCGGGATCCAATGCTCAGGAGATTATTAAGAACATCAAAACCTATCTGAAATCTGCGGAAAGTACTTTTCCACAGGGAATTAAATATACCTTTAACTTTGATACCAATGAATTCCTTGAAGCTTCTATCGAAAAAGTAGTACATACCCTGATTGAAGCCTTTATCCTGGTATTTATTGTAGTATACATTTTCCTTCAGGACTTCAGATCAACCCTGATTCCGGCTATTGCAGTTCCGGTATCTATCGTGGGGGCTTTCTTCTTCCTGAATTTATTCGGATATTCGTTAAACCTTTTAACCTTATTCGCATTGGTACTGGCGATTGGTATTGTGGTGGATGACGCCATTGTCGTCGTCGAGGCTGTCCATGCGAAGATGGAACACGGTATTTCCGATGCTAAAAAAGCAACAGTAGAAGCCATGGATGAAATTACGGGAGCAATCATTTCAATTACCCTTGTAATGGCAGCTGTATTTATTCCGGTAACTTTTATTACAGGACCTACAGGGGTATTCTATCAGCAGTTTGGGGTTACGCTTATCGTAGCGATCATTATTTCTGCGGTTAATGCTTTAACGTTAAGTCCGGTTTTATGTTCATTATTCCTGAAACCTCACGCAGAACATCATGAGGAATATCAAAAAATGAATTTCCTTAAGAAGTTTTTCTATAAATTCAATATTGCCTTTAAAACAGCTACAGAACGTTACGGAAGAGGGTTTGTATTCCTGTTGAGACATAAATGGGTAACCCTGGTTATTTTCGCTGTTACAGGAGGTATTTTATTCTGGGCGAGTAACACTATGAAGAAAGGTTTTGTACCTACTGAAGACAGAGGAATCATCTTTACCGATGTACAGCTTCCTCCGGGAGCTTCCATGGAAAGAACCTACAATGCTCTGAAAACGCTTCAGGCTAACGCGATGAAAGTGCCTGGCGTACAGAATGTAACAATTTCCACCGGTAGAGGATTTTTATCAGGAAACGGTAGCAACAATGGTCTTGCTTTCGTCAAACTGAAACCTTTTGAAGAACGTAAAAAAGATGGTCAGACTTCTGAAGATATTACCAAAAAACTATTTGGAATTACAGGATCTGTACCGGATGCTAAAGTTGTATTCTTCCAGCCGCCAAGTGTACCCGGATTCGGGAGCAGCGCCGGATTTGAAATGGTATTGCTGGATAAATCCGGAGGTGAATATGCCGATCTGGATAATAAAACGAATGAATTCATCGGTAAGCTGATGGAAAGACCGGAAATTGAATTTGCCCAGACTTCATTCAATACAAAATACCCGCAGTATCAGATGGAAATCAATGTTCCTCTGACCAAGCAGCTTGGAGTTTCCGTAAGTGATATCCTGGCAACGATGCAGGGATACATCGGAGGGGTTTATACAGCCGACTTCACAAAATACGGAAAACAGTTCAGAGTAATGGTTCAGGCACTTCCTGAAAACAGAAAGAACATTGAAAATCTGAATGAATTATATGTAAGAACCGGTTCCGGTGTAATGTCTCCGATTTCGCAGTTTGTAACGCTGAAAAAAGCATACGGACCACAGTCGGTAAGCCGTTACAACCTGTTTACTTCGGTGAAGATCACAGGAGCGAACTCTGCCGGATTCAGTTCCGGGGATGCCATTGCTGCTGTACAGCAGGTTGCCGGAGAAACATTGAACCAAAACTACGGAGTAGAATTTACGGGATTATCCAGAGAAGAATTAGCTTCCGGCTCCCAGACGCTTCTGATCTTTGGTTTAAGTTTGATTTTCGTTTACTTTATCCTTTCGGCTCAGTATGAAAGTTATATTCTTCCGCTGATTGTTGTTATCTCTCTTCCTTTAGGGGTAATGGGAGCCTACTTTGGCCAGAAGATCATGGGCTTGGAAAATAACATCTATTTCCAGATCGCTCTGATCATGCTCGTTGGACTATTGGCGAAAAATGCGATCCTTATTGTAGAATTTGCTGTTCAGAGGAGACATCATGGGGAGACCATTGTTATGTCTGCTATCAATGCGGCAAAAGCCAGATTAAGACCGATCCTGATGACATCATTTGCCTTTATCTTCGGATTATTGCCTCTGGTGTTAGCAAGCGGAATTGGTGCAGTGGGGAACAGATCCATTGCAACAGGAGCAGCAATCGGACTATTAATCGGTACGATCTTAGGATTATTTGTAATTCCGGTACTGTATGTGATTTTTGAAACACTGCAGGAAAAAATCAAACCAATCAAAAGAGAAGACATCAATTTAGCAGAATAA
- a CDS encoding efflux transporter outer membrane subunit, translating into MKSLLNIIKGITFSAVILGAITSCMARKEYERPKNVVDEKLFRTDMLPSDSTTIANVSWKEIFTDPVLQRHISKALENNLDIRIALQSIGSAEAYLKQSKAAYQPTLSVGPNYTFQTQSINTQFGQIIGERRYVNQFDITASIGWEADLWGKLKAQEKAQLATYLGTVAAHKAVKSDLVASIASAYYQLLTFDSQKRIITETIAVRERNLETTKALKASGNLTEVAVQQSEALVLNAKSLLIDIDTQIQLLENTMSLLMGEPSHSIERSTLESQKLPIDVKLGYPAQLLANRPDVMRAEYNLMNAFELTNAAKAQFYPTLKLTGSGGLQSVDLDHLFSVNSLFANVVAGLAQPILNKRQIKTNYDVSLANQETAYLNFRKTVLTAGKEVSDAIRVFSVQDSFIELKQKEMEAYKKSVDYSQELVNYGMANYLEVLNASVNSLNAELNISNAEYNKMKAGIELYQALGGGWK; encoded by the coding sequence ATGAAGAGTTTATTAAACATCATAAAAGGAATAACTTTTTCAGCTGTCATACTGGGAGCCATTACTTCCTGTATGGCCCGGAAAGAGTATGAGAGACCGAAGAATGTTGTGGACGAAAAGCTTTTCCGTACAGATATGCTTCCTTCAGACAGTACTACGATCGCGAATGTTTCATGGAAAGAAATTTTCACAGATCCTGTACTTCAGCGACATATTTCCAAGGCTTTAGAAAACAATCTGGACATCAGAATTGCCCTTCAGAGCATTGGTTCCGCAGAAGCTTATTTAAAACAGAGCAAAGCAGCCTATCAGCCGACGCTGTCAGTAGGTCCCAATTATACGTTTCAAACCCAGTCGATCAATACCCAGTTTGGGCAGATCATTGGAGAAAGAAGATATGTCAACCAATTTGACATTACGGCCAGCATTGGTTGGGAAGCCGATCTTTGGGGAAAACTGAAAGCTCAGGAAAAAGCACAGCTTGCCACGTATTTAGGAACTGTAGCAGCTCATAAAGCCGTTAAAAGCGATTTGGTTGCATCTATTGCATCTGCCTATTATCAGCTGCTGACTTTTGATTCTCAAAAAAGAATCATCACAGAAACCATTGCTGTAAGAGAAAGAAATCTTGAAACAACCAAAGCGCTGAAAGCTTCCGGAAATCTTACAGAAGTAGCCGTACAGCAAAGTGAAGCATTGGTTTTAAATGCAAAATCTCTATTGATTGATATTGATACCCAGATCCAGCTTCTTGAAAATACAATGAGCCTTCTGATGGGAGAACCTTCCCATTCTATTGAAAGATCTACCCTGGAAAGCCAGAAACTTCCGATTGATGTGAAATTAGGATATCCTGCACAACTTCTGGCTAACCGTCCGGATGTGATGAGAGCAGAGTACAATCTGATGAATGCTTTTGAACTGACGAATGCCGCAAAAGCACAGTTTTATCCTACTTTAAAACTTACCGGAAGTGGAGGACTTCAGTCTGTAGACCTTGACCACCTGTTCAGTGTAAATTCTCTTTTCGCCAACGTGGTAGCAGGTTTGGCACAGCCTATTCTGAATAAAAGACAGATCAAAACAAACTATGATGTGAGTCTTGCCAATCAGGAAACGGCCTACCTGAATTTTAGGAAAACAGTGCTTACAGCCGGAAAAGAAGTTTCCGATGCTATCAGAGTGTTCTCAGTACAGGATTCTTTTATTGAACTGAAACAGAAAGAAATGGAAGCCTACAAAAAATCGGTAGACTATTCTCAGGAATTGGTAAACTATGGTATGGCGAATTATCTTGAAGTATTGAATGCCAGTGTAAATTCATTGAATGCAGAATTGAATATTTCAAACGCAGAATACAACAAAATGAAAGCGGGTATTGAACTTTATCAGGCTCTTGGAGGGGGCTGGAAATAA
- a CDS encoding GNAT family N-acetyltransferase: MAIEIQQIGNSYSTQVIDLILNIQQKEFNIPITIEDQPDLMQIEDFYIKTGGNFWGAFVYGELVGSIALVKFDERAGAIRKMFVKKEFRGKELNIAQYLLEVLIRFCKENEINDIYLGTVDVLKAAMRFYERNHFSQVEKEKLPARFPLMSADNAFYHLNINTSV; this comes from the coding sequence ATGGCAATAGAAATTCAACAAATAGGAAATTCATATTCTACTCAGGTTATAGATCTGATCCTGAATATCCAGCAGAAGGAATTTAATATTCCGATTACCATAGAAGACCAGCCGGATCTTATGCAGATAGAAGATTTCTACATAAAAACAGGCGGTAACTTTTGGGGAGCTTTTGTGTATGGAGAATTGGTAGGCTCAATCGCTTTGGTTAAATTTGATGAGCGGGCTGGAGCAATAAGGAAGATGTTTGTAAAAAAAGAATTCAGAGGAAAAGAGCTGAATATTGCACAGTATTTACTGGAAGTTCTGATCCGTTTTTGTAAAGAAAATGAAATTAATGACATTTATCTGGGAACCGTTGATGTTCTGAAAGCGGCCATGCGTTTCTATGAGCGTAATCATTTCAGTCAGGTTGAAAAAGAAAAGCTTCCGGCGCGTTTCCCGTTAATGAGTGCGGATAATGCGTTCTATCATTTAAACATCAATACCAGCGTATGA